A genomic region of Prosthecobacter sp. contains the following coding sequences:
- a CDS encoding SRPBCC family protein — protein METIDQVIDINLPVQDVYNQWTRFESFPFFMEGVQSVRQLDPQRLEWEVQMGGKKKTWQAEIYEQEPDQCIAWRSTSGAKTSGRVDFCVLEDDKQTRIFLHLSYEPEGLAEKTAFALGLVKARVKGNLLRFKEYIEDAIFLPEGWRGVIHEHSVRRQEEKMAEAVMQ, from the coding sequence ATGGAAACCATCGACCAAGTCATCGACATCAACCTGCCCGTGCAGGACGTTTACAATCAGTGGACGCGCTTTGAGTCCTTCCCCTTCTTCATGGAGGGCGTGCAAAGCGTGCGTCAACTGGACCCGCAACGGCTGGAATGGGAGGTGCAGATGGGCGGCAAGAAGAAGACGTGGCAGGCGGAGATCTACGAGCAGGAGCCGGATCAATGCATCGCATGGCGCAGCACGAGCGGGGCGAAGACTTCCGGACGGGTGGATTTCTGCGTTCTGGAGGACGACAAGCAAACGCGGATCTTCCTGCACCTGAGCTACGAACCCGAAGGACTCGCCGAAAAGACGGCCTTTGCCCTGGGCCTGGTGAAGGCGCGCGTGAAGGGCAATCTCCTGCGCTTCAAGGAATACATCGAAGACGCGATCTTCCTGCCAGAGGGCTGGCGTGGAGTGATCCACGAACACAGTGTGCGCCGACAGGAAGAGAAGATGGCAGAGGCCGTCATGCAGTAG
- a CDS encoding cupredoxin domain-containing protein, protein MKPLTLIMLACAAAMSFAAAEEKKPEKTVGEKTKDALKKAGEVTKDAGQAVVDGTKKAGKALVDAVTPDSDAKKVEVKLDSGGIDMPAKLEAGKTAFVVKNAGKEKHNFRVQGEGVDEKFLLDVKPDDSKVMHVNLKPGTYQITCPNHEAMKRTLTVE, encoded by the coding sequence ATGAAACCCTTAACCCTGATCATGTTGGCTTGCGCCGCAGCGATGTCATTCGCTGCCGCGGAAGAAAAGAAACCTGAAAAAACCGTCGGCGAAAAGACCAAGGACGCGCTGAAAAAAGCCGGAGAGGTCACCAAGGATGCCGGACAAGCAGTCGTGGACGGCACCAAGAAGGCCGGCAAGGCCTTGGTGGATGCCGTCACCCCGGACTCCGACGCCAAAAAAGTCGAGGTCAAACTCGACAGCGGCGGCATCGACATGCCGGCCAAATTGGAAGCGGGCAAAACCGCTTTCGTGGTGAAAAACGCCGGCAAGGAGAAACACAACTTCCGCGTCCAAGGTGAAGGCGTGGATGAGAAGTTCCTCCTCGATGTCAAACCTGACGACTCCAAGGTCATGCACGTCAACCTCAAGCCCGGCACGTATCAAATCACCTGCCCGAATCATGAGGCTATGAAGCGCACCCTCACGGTCGAGTGA